The DNA segment CGCAAGCAGGAGCGCCTCCCCCGCCATCCGCGCATCGGTGATGTCACGGCCCACCGACTGGTACTCGGCGGCGGAGCCTTCGTCGTCGAAGGACGCCGTGTTTGTCCACTGCTGCCACCGGACCCTGCCGTCCGGCATGATCACCCGGTGCTCGACCGTCGATACCGGGTGATCGGGGGTGAGGGAGGCGAGACTCTCCTGGATCCGGGCCTGGTCGTCGGGCGGGACGGTGAGGGCGTACCGCCGCCCGATGAGGTCGCCGCACGGGATGCCGAGGTAACGGCAGTAGGCGTCGTTCGCGAAGGTGATGGTGCCGTCGGGGAGCCTGCGGCAGATCAACTCGGTCTGGCTCTCCACGACCATCCGGCACCGCTCCTCGCTCCGCCGGAGGGCAACTTCAGCCTCGCGCCGGGCCGTAATGTCCCGGATGTAGACGGAGACGCCCGCACGGGTGGGGACGGCACGCACCTCGAAGGCATGCTCCCGCCCGTGGAGGTCAAACCTGCATTCGCTCACGCCGGGTCGGCCGGTCTCCGCAATCTGCCGGAAAAACCCGATAACCTCGTCGTTTCGGAGTTGCGGGAACAGGTCGTAGATGCTCTGTCCGACCGCTTCCTCCACCGTGCGGCCCGAGAGACGGGCGGCCACCCGGTTCCAGGAGAGGACGCGGCCGTCCCGGTCCAGGGCGAGGAATGCGTCGCTGACGTTCTCGGTCAGTTCCCGGTACCGGTCTTCGCTCTCCCGGAGGGCTTCCTCGACTCGCTTCTCTCCCGATATGTCGTGGAACACCCAGAGGTACTCGGCTGCACGGCCGCCTGGCCCGTAAGAGGTCGAAACGGCCGCAGTCGCCGGAACGGTGCCGCCGTCGGCTCGGACGAGCAGGAACTCCTGCGCAGGCAGATCATCGCCCCGGCCGAGCGCTGCAACGGCCGACCGGAACGCCGGGATGCTTTCCGGGTGGAGATGTGCGCCGAGAGGCGAACCCTGCAGCCGGTCGGGAGCGATGCCGAACAGGAGTGCCGCCGCCCGGTTCGCCTCCAGGACGATGCTGTCCGCGCCCGTGCAGAGGCAAATCGCCGGGAGGTGGAAAAATCGGTCGCGATATCGTTGGTATGCGGCGTCGATGCTCCGGATGCCGGCGATCAGCGCGTCGACCTGATCGTAGATCTCGGCAAGAACGGGTTTGAGCAGGAGCAGGTTCCCCGTGGGAGCCGCATCTTCGCCGGCCCTGAGCGGGCGGAGACGGCGATCGAGATCCTCCAGGTGTTCGAGGAGGTCTTCAAGCGCCGGGGTGAGCGGTTGCATACCTGACCTGTTCCCCACACCCTGAATGCATAAACCTATCCCCGGCGGCATCATGGGCGGGCATGCGCGTTCGGGAACCGGTCGCGATCGCGAACCCTTTTCAAAGCGTATATCGCACAGAGCGGGGCGCCATGCATCATGGTGGACGAAAAGGCGTGGGCGGCAATAAGGGTCTTTGTCGTGGGCGTCGTCGCGGCGGTTCTGCTCCTCGGCGAGATCCGGGACGGGATGCGGGGCGCCCGGTGACAGGTCCCGTTCAGAACCCTAGGGAATCTCCACCTCGAGTTCGACGACGAGTTCCTCCTCTCGCCGGAGCGCCTCGATGAACTCCCGGGGGAGGGTCGCCGCCACCCGGTCGGAACGGATGCCCACCGTCCGGTCGGAGACGAAATCGCTCCGCCGCCAGACGAGGTCGGCGGGGTGATCCAGGGTGAACGCCGCGCTGCCCCGCGACGTCACCTCGACGGTCTCGCCGCCCGCGGTAAGCCGTGTCGTGAGCACCGCCCGATCGTCGCGGAGCAGCGCTTTGAAACCGGAGTCGAGGTCGGCGGCGCCCCTGTCGGCGGCGACGCCGATGATGCAGTCCCCGGTCTCGGTCAGCGTCTTGTCTTTCGTCACCTCAAACGTCGTCGGATGGGTTCCCCGGACCAGCGGGTGCCCCCGCGCCCGCACGATATCCCTCGCCTTCATGCTTATTAGGAGAGGGATGCTATTGCTAATGAATGATTAGCATCGTCTGCCCCGTCTGTAAAGAGGAGTGCGAACATCAGGTTCTCCGGGAAGCCGCCGATCTGGTGGTCCAGTGCTGCGAGTGCGGCCAGGTCCACCGGGTGCCGAAACCCCCCGAGCCCGAGATCCTCACCATCAAGGCCATCGTGAGCCAGGAGACCGAATCAATGGTCTGCAGCGTCGAGATGTTCGAGGACGAGGTTGTCGCCCTCGGCGACCGGATCGTCGCGGAGTGCGGAGACGAGGTCTTCGGGGTCGAGGTCACCGGCATCGAGGCCGGAGCCAGGCGGGTCCGCCGGGCGAAGGCCGACGAAGTGACGACCCTCTGGACCCGCGGGATCGAGCAGGTCGTGGTGAAGGCGTCGATCCATACCGGGCGCACGACCCTCCCGCTCTACCAGA comes from the Methanoculleus marisnigri JR1 genome and includes:
- a CDS encoding PAS domain S-box protein, with product MQPLTPALEDLLEHLEDLDRRLRPLRAGEDAAPTGNLLLLKPVLAEIYDQVDALIAGIRSIDAAYQRYRDRFFHLPAICLCTGADSIVLEANRAAALLFGIAPDRLQGSPLGAHLHPESIPAFRSAVAALGRGDDLPAQEFLLVRADGGTVPATAAVSTSYGPGGRAAEYLWVFHDISGEKRVEEALRESEDRYRELTENVSDAFLALDRDGRVLSWNRVAARLSGRTVEEAVGQSIYDLFPQLRNDEVIGFFRQIAETGRPGVSECRFDLHGREHAFEVRAVPTRAGVSVYIRDITARREAEVALRRSEERCRMVVESQTELICRRLPDGTITFANDAYCRYLGIPCGDLIGRRYALTVPPDDQARIQESLASLTPDHPVSTVEHRVIMPDGRVRWQQWTNTASFDDEGSAAEYQSVGRDITDARMAGEALLLANRKLNLLSDVTRHDILNRLNVLSGYLDLFRERVSDPEMLEYCRKEEEAIRDIRHYMAFTAEYRDVGVAAPAWQDVRRIVREAAAGLDPGPVAVEVRTRDLEVYADPLIVRVFENLIDNSLRHGERVTRIRIYPEESGRGISLVYEDDGIGIPHAAKENLFERGFGRQTGFGLFLSREILGITDLSIRETGEPGKGVRFEIDVPPGFYRFTGRVQVR
- a CDS encoding DUF371 domain-containing protein, whose amino-acid sequence is MKARDIVRARGHPLVRGTHPTTFEVTKDKTLTETGDCIIGVAADRGAADLDSGFKALLRDDRAVLTTRLTAGGETVEVTSRGSAAFTLDHPADLVWRRSDFVSDRTVGIRSDRVAATLPREFIEALRREEELVVELEVEIP
- a CDS encoding HVO_0476 family zinc finger protein — its product is MISIVCPVCKEECEHQVLREAADLVVQCCECGQVHRVPKPPEPEILTIKAIVSQETESMVCSVEMFEDEVVALGDRIVAECGDEVFGVEVTGIEAGARRVRRAKADEVTTLWTRGIEQVVVKASIHTGRTTLPLYQTADGEDEFVVGESYTFAGRRIRISHIKLRDGPVIRKEGWKTVARRVKRIYGYLEGRYQRR